The following are encoded in a window of Candidatus Fluviicola riflensis genomic DNA:
- a CDS encoding RNA polymerase Rpb6: MSFKNTNAERSTVTRDTIDLEKNTGNIYESIVVMAKRSNQISTSMKEELTTKLQEFASSTDNLEEIFENREQIEISRYYEKLPKSVAIAIEEMKDDAIYVRKIEE; the protein is encoded by the coding sequence ATGAGTTTCAAAAACACGAATGCTGAACGTTCTACCGTAACACGCGACACTATTGATTTGGAAAAAAACACGGGCAACATCTATGAGTCTATCGTAGTAATGGCGAAACGTTCCAATCAAATCAGCACTTCTATGAAAGAAGAACTGACTACAAAATTGCAGGAGTTTGCTTCTTCAACAGATAACTTGGAAGAAATTTTCGAAAACCGTGAGCAAATTGAAATCTCACGTTACTACGAGAAATTGCCGAAATCGGTAGCAATTGCTATTGAAGAAATGAAGGACGACGCCATTTACGTTCGTAAAATCGAAGAATAA